From the Aquitalea magnusonii genome, one window contains:
- a CDS encoding (2Fe-2S) ferredoxin domain-containing protein, which yields MSFFDQHVFICCNQRAAGEDCCNNHGSSELLGYMKDRVKALGLAGEGKVRINKAGCLGRCDDGPVMVVYPQETWYTFIDREDIDEIIDEHVVAGRIVERLKI from the coding sequence ATGAGCTTTTTCGACCAACATGTATTTATCTGCTGCAACCAGCGTGCTGCCGGAGAAGATTGCTGCAATAACCACGGTTCCAGCGAACTGCTGGGCTATATGAAGGACCGGGTCAAGGCATTGGGGCTGGCGGGGGAAGGCAAGGTCCGCATCAACAAGGCTGGTTGTCTGGGGCGTTGTGATGATGGTCCGGTGATGGTGGTGTATCCGCAAGAGACCTGGTACACCTTTATCGACCGCGAAGACATCGACGAAATCATCGATGAGCACGTAGTGGCTGGGCGTATTGTTGAAAGGTTGAAGATCTGA
- a CDS encoding alpha/beta hydrolase gives MLKALNKCVIPGPVGELETIVVLPQGEPQGIAVICHPNPLQGGTNTNKVVQTAAKALSQLGYACYCPNLRGVGESGGQHDHGVGEVEDVIAVVEHARTVHGQLPLALAGFSFGGFVAARTRAVIEADKLLLMGVAVGKYEIPTPPVPANTLVIHGEEDEVIPLSAVLDWARPQDLPVLVFPGAGHFFHGKLIKLGQMIQRCW, from the coding sequence ATGTTGAAAGCCCTGAACAAGTGTGTGATTCCCGGCCCGGTAGGCGAGTTGGAGACCATCGTGGTATTGCCGCAAGGCGAGCCGCAGGGAATTGCCGTCATTTGCCATCCCAACCCGCTGCAGGGGGGCACCAATACCAATAAGGTGGTGCAGACAGCCGCCAAGGCGCTGTCACAGTTGGGTTATGCCTGCTACTGTCCTAACCTGCGCGGGGTGGGGGAGAGTGGTGGTCAGCATGACCATGGGGTTGGCGAGGTGGAGGATGTCATTGCCGTGGTCGAGCATGCCCGCACCGTGCATGGCCAGTTGCCGCTGGCACTGGCAGGGTTTTCGTTTGGTGGTTTTGTGGCAGCGCGTACCCGTGCCGTGATTGAGGCTGACAAGTTGTTGCTGATGGGCGTGGCGGTTGGCAAGTATGAAATCCCCACACCGCCAGTGCCGGCAAATACGCTGGTGATCCACGGAGAGGAAGACGAGGTGATTCCACTGTCTGCGGTGTTGGATTGGGCGCGCCCGCAGGACTTGCCTGTCCTGGTATTCCCTGGGGCGGGGCATTTCTTCCATGGCAAGCTGATCAAACTGGGGCAAATGATTCAGCGCTGTTGGTAA
- the rnk gene encoding nucleoside diphosphate kinase regulator, with the protein MPSQPSIIVSSLDYERLAAWMERTPAQDKTTLAALEAELERAEVVEPEDIPAGIITMNSTARVRIEQSGEEKLLTLVYPNQADGTAGHVSVLAPVGAALLGLAEGQSIDWPTLAGQTRLTVLEVTYQPEAAGDLHR; encoded by the coding sequence ATGCCCAGCCAACCATCCATCATTGTTTCCAGTCTTGATTACGAAAGGCTGGCAGCCTGGATGGAGCGTACGCCAGCACAGGACAAGACAACGCTGGCAGCGCTGGAAGCCGAGCTGGAACGTGCCGAAGTGGTAGAGCCGGAAGACATTCCGGCCGGCATCATCACCATGAACAGTACGGCGCGCGTGCGTATCGAACAAAGTGGCGAAGAAAAACTGCTGACACTGGTCTACCCTAATCAGGCGGATGGCACTGCAGGGCATGTTTCTGTTCTGGCCCCAGTTGGCGCAGCACTGCTAGGCCTGGCCGAAGGCCAGTCGATTGATTGGCCCACGCTGGCAGGTCAAACCCGACTCACCGTGCTGGAAGTCACCTACCAGCCTGAAGCGGCAGGCGATCTGCACCGCTAA
- a CDS encoding flagellin has product MLGINSNLGALNAQTQLDKSRKNTEQTLAQLASGSQLNSAAVNAANTALSQSLEAQIRGDNQASSNALDGISLVQTADGALSQLQSNSQQIQELAIQAGNAALSSSNRQALQQQVDQLTQSNSAIIQSTQYNGTALLSSNNSLQFQVGPDGNNSNQINVSTSNLSASPSSGGLNSYNANLSATGTIDISSPANAIAAQSKIESDLNTIASSRTQMGTASNQFSTAISNLQNASLNAQAANSRISDTDFAAATAQLVQQQILSQSAIAVQAQANLSQRSTLSLLG; this is encoded by the coding sequence ATGCTTGGCATCAACAGCAACCTTGGCGCCCTGAATGCCCAGACCCAACTGGACAAGTCGCGCAAGAATACCGAGCAGACTCTGGCCCAACTGGCATCCGGCAGCCAGTTGAACAGCGCTGCGGTCAATGCAGCCAATACCGCCTTGTCGCAATCCCTGGAGGCGCAGATTCGTGGCGACAATCAGGCCAGCAGTAACGCACTGGATGGGATTTCACTGGTTCAGACCGCCGATGGTGCCTTGTCGCAATTACAAAGCAATAGCCAGCAGATTCAGGAGCTGGCGATACAGGCTGGCAATGCAGCACTTAGCAGCAGCAACCGCCAAGCTTTGCAACAACAGGTGGATCAGCTCACCCAAAGCAACTCGGCCATCATTCAAAGCACCCAATACAATGGCACGGCATTGCTGAGTAGCAATAACAGCCTGCAGTTCCAGGTTGGTCCGGATGGAAACAACAGCAATCAGATCAATGTCAGCACCAGCAATCTGTCAGCGTCCCCATCCAGTGGCGGCCTCAACAGCTACAATGCCAATCTGTCAGCCACCGGCACCATCGATATATCCAGCCCGGCAAATGCCATTGCCGCACAGTCCAAGATTGAGTCCGACCTGAACACCATTGCCAGCTCACGCACCCAGATGGGGACAGCCAGCAATCAGTTTTCCACGGCCATCAGTAATTTGCAGAATGCCTCGCTCAATGCACAGGCCGCCAACAGTCGCATCAGTGACACCGACTTTGCCGCAGCAACTGCGCAATTGGTGCAGCAGCAAATCCTTAGCCAATCCGCCATCGCCGTGCAGGCGCAAGCCAATCTTTCGCAACGCAGCACACTCAGCCTGCTTGGCTAG
- the map gene encoding type I methionyl aminopeptidase: MSVELKTPADIEKMRIAGKLASEVLDYITPFVKPGVTTEAIDKLCHDYMVNVQGCIPAPLNYAPDGHNPYPKSICTSINSVVCHGIPNDKPLKNGDIMNIDITVIKDGYHGDTSRMFYVGEVSEHARRLCKITYECMWRGIEKVKPGATLGDIGYAIQQYAESSGYSVVQEFCGHGIGKRFHEEPQVLHYGRPGTGLKLEAGMIFTIEPMINQGKRHLRMMGDGWTVATKDRSLSAQWEHTILVTETGYEVLTQSAGTPAKPSR, translated from the coding sequence ATGAGCGTTGAACTGAAAACTCCCGCCGATATCGAGAAAATGCGTATCGCCGGCAAGCTGGCTTCCGAAGTACTCGACTACATCACTCCTTTCGTCAAACCCGGTGTCACCACCGAGGCCATCGACAAGCTTTGCCATGACTACATGGTCAATGTGCAAGGCTGCATTCCGGCTCCGCTCAACTACGCGCCGGACGGCCACAACCCCTACCCCAAGTCCATCTGCACCTCGATCAACAGCGTGGTGTGCCATGGCATTCCCAATGACAAGCCTCTGAAGAACGGCGACATCATGAACATCGACATTACCGTCATCAAGGATGGTTACCACGGCGACACCAGCCGCATGTTCTATGTCGGTGAAGTCAGCGAACACGCCCGCCGCCTGTGCAAGATTACTTATGAATGCATGTGGCGCGGCATCGAAAAGGTCAAACCAGGCGCCACGCTGGGTGATATCGGCTATGCCATTCAGCAATATGCCGAGAGCAGCGGTTACAGCGTAGTACAAGAGTTCTGCGGACACGGCATTGGCAAGCGCTTCCACGAGGAACCACAAGTGCTGCACTACGGTCGTCCAGGCACTGGCCTGAAGCTGGAAGCCGGCATGATCTTCACCATCGAACCGATGATCAACCAAGGCAAACGCCATCTGCGCATGATGGGCGATGGCTGGACAGTCGCCACCAAGGACCGCAGCCTGTCGGCACAGTGGGAGCACACCATTCTGGTTACCGAAACCGGCTACGAAGTACTCACTCAGTCGGCCGGCACCCCCGCAAAGCCAAGCCGCTAA
- a CDS encoding porin: MMHKKSLAALVATLFAVPFAAHADVTIYGFLSSSIESTKATGASANTAGDYKSRTRVVDDNSRIGFKGNEDLGNGTKAIWQVESSLKYFEQGGTNDKGETATFATRNSFVGLDNGTFGKVLLGQNDTAYKTLTNIGLNLFGDTTAENNGSSQVYSRAETRLKNSIHYFSPNWSGFQFGLSYGVDETRALDVNSAQTNASRISLAANYTNGGLQVAAGWDRQNDKALSSANSSSNVSGKNTTFYKLATSYKFATGTFVGAGYEFGRFDSNNSGNTLKQDDWTLSVGQDIGAATLKLEYSSLGRLKGAAAGTEGDYKAHQWALGADYNLSKTTKVFSYYTKITNKASQNANFANTPIYTSNVGNSGASLSKGVDPQAFGVGLKVAF; the protein is encoded by the coding sequence ATGATGCACAAGAAAAGCCTAGCCGCACTGGTTGCAACCCTGTTCGCCGTTCCGTTCGCCGCTCACGCTGACGTAACCATTTATGGTTTCCTGAGCAGCAGCATCGAATCCACCAAAGCTACTGGCGCAAGCGCGAATACAGCTGGTGACTACAAGTCCCGTACCCGTGTCGTTGATGACAACTCCCGCATCGGTTTCAAGGGCAATGAAGACCTGGGCAATGGCACCAAGGCCATCTGGCAGGTTGAAAGCAGCCTGAAGTACTTTGAACAGGGCGGCACCAACGACAAGGGCGAAACCGCCACCTTCGCCACCCGCAACAGCTTTGTTGGCCTGGACAACGGCACCTTCGGTAAGGTACTGCTGGGTCAAAACGACACTGCATACAAAACCCTGACCAACATCGGCCTGAACCTGTTTGGCGATACCACCGCTGAAAACAACGGCTCCAGCCAGGTTTACAGCCGCGCCGAAACTCGCCTGAAAAACTCCATTCACTACTTCTCCCCGAACTGGTCCGGCTTCCAGTTTGGCCTATCCTACGGTGTGGATGAGACCCGTGCTCTGGACGTAAACAGCGCACAAACCAACGCTTCCCGCATCTCCTTGGCAGCCAACTACACCAATGGTGGCCTGCAAGTTGCTGCTGGCTGGGATCGCCAGAATGACAAGGCACTGAGCAGTGCCAACTCTTCCAGCAACGTATCCGGCAAAAACACCACCTTCTACAAACTGGCTACCAGCTACAAATTTGCCACCGGCACTTTTGTAGGTGCTGGTTATGAATTTGGTCGCTTTGATTCCAACAACAGTGGCAATACGCTGAAGCAGGACGACTGGACTCTGTCCGTTGGCCAAGATATCGGTGCAGCCACCCTGAAGCTGGAATACAGTTCGCTGGGTCGCCTGAAAGGTGCAGCCGCAGGTACTGAAGGTGATTACAAAGCGCATCAGTGGGCGCTGGGTGCTGACTACAACCTGAGCAAGACCACCAAGGTGTTCAGCTACTACACCAAGATCACCAACAAAGCCTCTCAGAACGCCAACTTTGCTAACACTCCGATCTACACTTCGAACGTTGGCAATTCCGGTGCTTCGCTTTCCAAGGGTGTTGATCCGCAAGCCTTCGGTGTTGGTCTGAAAGTTGCGTTCTAA
- a CDS encoding DUF3579 domain-containing protein, giving the protein MICNPYEVVIQGLTSEGRTFRPSDWAERLAGILASFGGDQKLSYHAYVRPMLLEGVRCVAVDKKLQKIDPQVFQFLMDFAKDNDLRIVDCRTLIDEIYPNKFLA; this is encoded by the coding sequence ATGATTTGCAATCCATATGAAGTAGTCATCCAGGGACTCACCTCCGAAGGCCGCACCTTCCGCCCCAGCGACTGGGCCGAACGTCTGGCAGGCATCCTGGCCTCTTTCGGTGGCGATCAGAAACTTTCCTACCACGCCTACGTACGCCCGATGCTGCTTGAGGGCGTGCGTTGCGTGGCCGTCGACAAGAAGCTGCAGAAGATCGATCCGCAGGTCTTTCAGTTTCTGATGGACTTCGCCAAGGACAATGATTTGCGTATTGTCGATTGTCGAACCCTGATCGACGAGATCTACCCCAACAAGTTTTTGGCGTAA
- the dinG gene encoding ATP-dependent DNA helicase DinG: MLTDAEKDAIRDHYRTIADNLPGFRPRAAQRRMLAEIANALSRSLEKQGDAYPNREGESIAVIEGPTGVGKSLAYLLAGGVMARSRGKKLVVTSATVALQEQLVNRDLPFVVENSGLPLTFALAKGRGRYLCPQRIYALTAENAQGQLLAPDPMLALWDRKPQAGEIEALRSMADEFYYRRWNGDRDTWKEVIEDGLWSRVTNDRHGCLKAACPNRPECPFYLARDTLETVDVIVANHDLMLADVSMGGGVILPAPEDSYYCIDEAHHLAKKAINQFSAEHSLAQAMGWLDKVAPTAARVETLTGKVEITTQAMDAASACMETLNEWLWLLSGEESLSANSENMEPTWLMEDGQLPERLQQPARNMAMAARAIFKHLSALNDALTEARKEKGSDTTQIDKAAADIGFLNGRAEQLMAVWDLFEKETEESAPPIAKWITRRIEGKGDYIFSASPVSAAASLAATLWRRAAGAVLTSATLRSLGAFDLLLSQTGLKWLPQVSCVALDSPFNFTEQGELYLPPMLASPKDPQGHTREIVEWLPKLVDIAEPVGTLVLFSSRKQMQEVAAGLPENLRTQLLIQGEIPKSVLLETHHTRLKNSQASVIFGLDSFSEGLDLPGESCVHVIIAKLPFAMPDDPVGKTLSRWIEKRGGNPFVELTVPEASIKLIQAVGRLIRTERDYGRVTILDNRLVKQSYGKKLLASLPPFKRI, from the coding sequence ATGCTGACCGATGCCGAAAAAGACGCCATTCGCGACCACTACCGCACCATTGCCGACAACCTGCCCGGCTTTCGCCCGCGCGCGGCACAACGCCGCATGCTGGCCGAAATCGCCAACGCCCTGTCCCGCAGCCTGGAAAAGCAAGGCGATGCTTATCCCAACCGCGAGGGTGAAAGCATCGCGGTGATCGAAGGGCCAACCGGCGTTGGCAAAAGCCTCGCTTATTTGCTGGCCGGTGGCGTCATGGCAAGGTCGCGCGGCAAAAAGCTGGTGGTCACCAGCGCCACCGTCGCCCTGCAAGAGCAACTGGTCAACCGCGACCTGCCCTTCGTGGTGGAAAACAGCGGCCTGCCACTGACCTTTGCCCTGGCCAAGGGCCGTGGCCGTTATCTGTGCCCGCAACGCATCTACGCCCTGACCGCAGAAAATGCCCAGGGGCAACTGCTGGCTCCGGACCCGATGCTGGCATTGTGGGACCGCAAGCCACAGGCTGGCGAAATTGAAGCCCTGCGCAGCATGGCGGATGAGTTCTACTACCGGCGCTGGAATGGCGACCGCGACACCTGGAAAGAAGTGATCGAAGACGGCCTGTGGAGCCGTGTCACCAACGACCGCCACGGCTGCCTGAAAGCCGCCTGCCCCAACCGGCCGGAATGCCCGTTCTACCTGGCGCGCGACACCCTGGAAACCGTGGATGTCATCGTCGCCAACCACGACCTGATGCTGGCCGATGTCTCGATGGGCGGCGGCGTCATCCTGCCCGCACCGGAAGACAGCTACTACTGTATTGACGAGGCGCACCATCTGGCCAAAAAGGCCATCAACCAGTTCTCGGCTGAACACTCACTGGCCCAAGCCATGGGCTGGCTGGACAAGGTAGCGCCCACTGCCGCACGGGTGGAAACCCTGACCGGCAAGGTGGAAATCACCACACAAGCCATGGATGCCGCCAGCGCCTGCATGGAAACACTGAACGAATGGTTGTGGCTGCTCAGCGGCGAAGAGTCCCTCAGCGCCAACAGCGAAAACATGGAACCCACCTGGCTGATGGAAGACGGCCAATTGCCGGAACGTCTGCAACAGCCAGCGCGCAATATGGCCATGGCCGCGCGCGCCATCTTCAAACATCTGTCCGCACTGAACGATGCACTGACCGAGGCGCGCAAGGAAAAAGGCAGCGACACCACGCAAATTGACAAAGCTGCCGCCGATATCGGCTTTCTCAATGGCCGGGCCGAGCAACTGATGGCGGTATGGGACCTGTTTGAAAAAGAAACAGAAGAAAGCGCGCCGCCCATTGCCAAGTGGATTACCCGCCGCATCGAGGGCAAGGGTGACTATATTTTCTCCGCCTCCCCCGTCAGCGCAGCCGCCAGCCTGGCAGCCACCTTGTGGCGTCGTGCCGCCGGAGCAGTCCTCACCTCGGCCACCCTGCGCTCACTCGGCGCATTTGACCTGCTGCTATCGCAAACCGGGCTGAAATGGTTGCCCCAAGTTAGCTGTGTGGCACTGGATTCACCCTTCAACTTCACCGAGCAAGGCGAACTCTACCTGCCGCCCATGCTGGCCAGCCCCAAGGACCCACAAGGCCATACCCGCGAAATTGTCGAATGGCTGCCCAAGCTGGTGGATATTGCCGAACCGGTTGGTACGCTGGTGCTGTTCTCCTCACGCAAGCAGATGCAGGAAGTTGCAGCCGGGCTGCCGGAGAACCTGCGCACTCAGTTGCTGATCCAGGGCGAGATTCCCAAATCGGTCTTGCTGGAAACCCACCATACCCGCCTCAAGAATAGCCAGGCCAGCGTCATCTTCGGGCTGGATTCCTTTTCTGAGGGACTGGACTTACCCGGTGAAAGCTGTGTCCACGTTATCATTGCCAAACTGCCGTTTGCCATGCCGGATGATCCGGTGGGGAAAACCCTGTCACGCTGGATTGAAAAGCGCGGTGGCAACCCTTTTGTCGAACTCACTGTTCCGGAGGCATCCATCAAACTGATTCAGGCAGTCGGCCGGCTGATACGCACCGAGCGGGATTACGGCCGTGTCACCATTCTGGACAACCGTCTGGTGAAACAAAGTTACGGAAAAAAATTGTTAGCCTCGTTACCGCCATTCAAGCGCATCTGA
- a CDS encoding aminotransferase class I/II-fold pyridoxal phosphate-dependent enzyme: MTPVSRVLVVSDDAKWQSDVLAGLGAVAVRLENPYGLTFIGASRLKEAMDIIRRDGDIQAVLVDKQLQEKGLNQAAVALANQISDFRPELSLYVLLMDDDERVLVENLASHAVDGYFYRDETDYNGWFRILTAELAEKSATPFYDKLKQYVRMAKDSWHTPGHAGGDSLKGSPWVGDFYDFVGENMLRADLSVSVPMLDSLLHPTGVIAESQKLAAKAFGGRKTYFATNGTSTSNKVIFQTLLAPGDKLLLDRNCHKSVHHGVILSGALPVYLDSSINKQYGIFGPVPKATIFAAIEANPDARVLILTSCTYDGLRYDLVPIIEAAHAKGIKVIVDEAWYGFARFHPAFRPTALESGADYVTQSTHKILSAFSQASMIHVNDPGFDEHLFRENFNMHTSTSPQYNLIASLDVARKQAVTEGYRLLDRTLKLAEELRDKINSTGAFRVLELEDLLPEEMREDGIRLDPTKLTVDISQSGFTTDELQHELFERYNIQVEKSTFSTITLLLTMGTTRSKVSRLYDALLRLAKEKRAPRAVGRMPEIPRFSRLACLPRDAFYEAGERLPLLDDDGRPNAALNGRVCCDQIVPYPPGIPVLVPGQVIDDSILSYLARLQKTQKTIEMHGLAEDGGEMYVRVLKDRELSHLPDRLLFG; this comes from the coding sequence ATGACACCCGTTAGCCGCGTTTTGGTGGTAAGCGATGATGCAAAGTGGCAGTCCGACGTTCTGGCCGGGCTGGGTGCCGTGGCCGTGCGGCTGGAAAACCCTTATGGCCTGACTTTTATCGGTGCCTCCCGTTTGAAGGAGGCGATGGACATCATCCGGCGTGATGGTGATATCCAGGCTGTGCTGGTAGACAAGCAGTTGCAGGAGAAGGGACTGAATCAGGCGGCGGTTGCGCTGGCCAATCAGATCAGCGACTTCCGGCCCGAGCTGTCCTTATATGTATTGCTGATGGATGATGACGAGCGTGTGCTGGTGGAGAATCTGGCCAGCCACGCGGTGGATGGCTATTTCTACCGCGACGAAACCGACTACAACGGCTGGTTCCGTATCCTCACTGCCGAACTGGCGGAAAAGTCTGCCACGCCGTTTTACGACAAGCTGAAGCAATACGTGCGCATGGCCAAGGATTCCTGGCACACGCCCGGCCACGCTGGTGGCGATTCGCTCAAGGGCAGCCCGTGGGTCGGCGATTTTTACGACTTTGTCGGCGAGAACATGTTGCGCGCCGACCTGTCCGTTTCCGTACCGATGCTGGATTCCCTGCTGCACCCGACCGGGGTGATTGCCGAGTCGCAAAAGCTGGCTGCCAAAGCCTTTGGCGGGCGCAAGACCTATTTCGCCACCAACGGTACTTCCACCTCCAACAAGGTAATCTTCCAGACCTTGCTGGCTCCGGGTGACAAGCTGTTGCTGGACCGCAATTGCCATAAGTCGGTGCATCACGGGGTGATCTTGTCGGGTGCCTTGCCGGTGTATCTGGACTCCTCCATCAACAAGCAGTACGGCATTTTCGGCCCGGTGCCCAAGGCCACCATCTTTGCCGCCATCGAAGCCAACCCGGATGCGCGGGTGCTGATTCTGACTTCCTGCACCTATGATGGCCTGCGATACGATCTGGTGCCCATCATTGAAGCTGCGCATGCAAAGGGCATCAAGGTGATTGTGGATGAGGCCTGGTACGGTTTTGCCCGCTTCCACCCGGCCTTCCGCCCCACAGCCTTGGAGTCCGGTGCCGACTATGTCACGCAAAGCACTCACAAGATTCTGTCCGCCTTCTCGCAGGCCAGCATGATTCACGTGAATGACCCCGGATTTGACGAGCATCTGTTCCGGGAAAACTTCAACATGCATACCTCCACCAGCCCGCAATACAACCTGATTGCCAGTCTGGACGTGGCGCGCAAGCAGGCAGTGACCGAGGGCTACCGGCTGCTGGACCGTACGCTGAAGCTGGCGGAGGAGCTGCGCGACAAGATCAACTCCACCGGGGCTTTCCGTGTGCTGGAGCTGGAAGACCTGCTGCCCGAGGAGATGCGCGAGGATGGCATCCGGCTGGACCCGACCAAGCTGACCGTGGATATCAGCCAGTCCGGTTTTACCACCGATGAGCTGCAACACGAGTTGTTCGAGCGTTACAACATCCAGGTGGAGAAATCCACTTTCAGCACCATCACCCTGCTGCTGACCATGGGTACTACGCGCAGCAAGGTATCACGGCTGTATGATGCGCTGCTGCGGCTGGCCAAGGAAAAGCGCGCACCGCGTGCCGTCGGCCGCATGCCGGAGATCCCACGTTTTTCCCGCCTGGCCTGCCTGCCGCGCGACGCGTTTTACGAAGCCGGCGAGCGCCTGCCCTTGCTGGATGATGATGGTCGACCCAATGCGGCCCTGAATGGACGGGTGTGTTGCGACCAGATCGTGCCTTACCCGCCCGGCATTCCTGTTCTGGTACCGGGGCAGGTGATTGACGACAGTATCCTGTCTTATCTGGCGCGTCTGCAAAAGACACAAAAGACCATAGAAATGCATGGACTGGCCGAAGATGGCGGGGAAATGTATGTCAGAGTGCTAAAAGATAGGGAACTTTCCCATTTGCCTGACAGATTATTGTTCGGCTGA
- the argF gene encoding ornithine carbamoyltransferase codes for MKQVGHYLQFSDLNHEEYRHIFERAKVLKRRHSEKQLYQPLVGRVMSMIFEKNSTRTRVSFEAGMAQLGGHAMFLDTKTSQLGRGEPIEDTARVLSRMSDIIMIRTFEQSLVERLAAHSKVPVINGLTNEYHPCQILADIFTFIEHRGSIKGKTVAWIGDGNNVCRTWLQAAKILGFKLKVATPVGYELTVLDGEHYGPEHFEPSHSAVKAVEGADLVTTDVFTSMGYEAESATRLEAFASYQVNAELMKHAKPDALFMHCLPAHRGEEVTAEVIDGPQSVVWDEAENRMHAQKALIEYLLLGHQYD; via the coding sequence ATGAAGCAAGTAGGACATTACCTGCAATTCAGCGACCTGAATCACGAGGAGTATCGTCACATCTTCGAGCGTGCCAAGGTTCTGAAGCGACGACACAGCGAAAAACAGCTGTATCAGCCGCTGGTAGGCCGCGTAATGTCCATGATCTTCGAAAAGAATTCCACGCGTACGCGGGTTTCCTTTGAAGCCGGCATGGCCCAGCTTGGCGGCCATGCGATGTTCCTGGACACCAAAACCTCCCAGTTGGGGCGTGGTGAGCCAATCGAAGACACGGCACGGGTGCTGTCGCGCATGAGCGATATCATCATGATCCGTACCTTCGAACAGTCGCTGGTAGAGCGTCTGGCGGCGCATTCCAAAGTGCCGGTGATCAACGGTCTGACCAATGAATACCACCCCTGTCAGATTCTGGCGGACATCTTTACCTTCATCGAGCATCGTGGCTCGATCAAGGGCAAGACCGTTGCCTGGATCGGCGATGGCAACAATGTCTGCCGTACCTGGCTGCAGGCGGCCAAGATTCTTGGCTTCAAGCTGAAGGTGGCAACCCCGGTAGGCTACGAGCTGACCGTGCTGGATGGTGAGCATTACGGCCCGGAACACTTCGAGCCCAGCCACAGTGCCGTCAAGGCCGTGGAAGGCGCTGATCTGGTGACCACCGACGTGTTCACCAGCATGGGCTACGAGGCCGAAAGTGCCACCCGTCTGGAAGCCTTTGCCAGCTACCAGGTAAATGCCGAGCTGATGAAGCATGCCAAGCCGGACGCATTGTTCATGCACTGTCTGCCGGCCCACCGCGGCGAGGAAGTGACCGCCGAGGTCATCGACGGCCCGCAGAGCGTGGTATGGGATGAGGCGGAAAACCGCATGCATGCCCAGAAAGCCCTGATCGAATATCTGCTGCTTGGTCATCAGTACGACTGA
- a CDS encoding argininosuccinate synthase has translation MSDIKKVVLAYSGGLDTSVILKWLQDTYHCEVVTFTADIGQGEEVEPARKKAIALGIKPENIFIEDLREEFVRDYVYPMFRANAIYEGEYLLGTSIARPLISKRQIEIANAVGGDAVSHGATGKGNDQVRFELGYYALKPDVKVIAPWREWDLLSREKLLAYAEKHGIDISKKKNGGSPYSMDANLLHISYEGTVLENPAAEPEEDMWLWTVSPENAPDQAEYIELSYEKGDITAINGVAMTPAQVLTELNRLGGKHGIGRLDIVENRYVGMKSRGCYETPGGTIMLKAHRAIESITLDREVAHLKDELMPKYAKLIYTGYWWSPERQMLQGLIDASQATVNGWVRLKLYKGNVIVVGRESKTDSLFDPNIATFDEDGGAYNHADAAGFIRLNALRMRIAANAKLKRG, from the coding sequence ATGTCTGACATCAAAAAAGTAGTGCTGGCCTACTCCGGTGGCCTGGATACCTCCGTCATCCTGAAATGGCTGCAAGACACCTATCACTGTGAAGTAGTCACTTTCACCGCCGACATCGGCCAGGGTGAAGAAGTGGAACCGGCCCGCAAGAAAGCCATTGCGCTGGGCATCAAGCCGGAAAACATCTTTATCGAAGACCTGCGCGAAGAGTTTGTGCGCGACTACGTGTACCCGATGTTCCGTGCCAACGCCATCTACGAAGGCGAGTACCTGCTGGGTACTTCCATTGCCCGTCCGCTGATCTCCAAGCGCCAGATCGAAATCGCCAATGCGGTGGGCGGCGATGCGGTATCGCACGGTGCCACCGGCAAGGGTAACGACCAGGTGCGTTTCGAGCTGGGCTACTACGCGCTGAAACCGGACGTCAAGGTGATTGCACCGTGGCGCGAATGGGACCTGCTGTCCCGTGAAAAACTGCTGGCCTACGCTGAAAAGCATGGCATCGACATCAGCAAGAAAAAGAATGGTGGCAGCCCGTACTCCATGGATGCCAACCTGCTGCACATCTCCTACGAAGGCACCGTGCTGGAAAACCCGGCAGCCGAGCCGGAAGAAGATATGTGGCTGTGGACGGTCAGCCCGGAGAATGCCCCGGACCAGGCCGAATACATCGAGCTGAGCTACGAAAAGGGTGATATCACCGCCATCAACGGCGTGGCCATGACCCCGGCACAAGTGCTGACCGAGCTGAACCGTCTGGGCGGCAAGCATGGTATCGGTCGTCTGGACATCGTGGAAAACCGTTATGTGGGCATGAAGTCCCGTGGCTGCTACGAAACTCCGGGCGGCACCATCATGCTCAAGGCGCACCGCGCCATCGAATCCATCACGCTGGACCGCGAAGTGGCCCACCTGAAGGATGAGCTGATGCCGAAGTACGCCAAGCTGATCTACACCGGCTACTGGTGGAGCCCGGAGCGTCAGATGCTGCAAGGCCTGATCGACGCTTCGCAAGCCACGGTCAACGGCTGGGTACGCCTGAAACTGTACAAGGGCAATGTCATCGTGGTGGGGCGCGAATCCAAGACCGATTCGCTGTTCGACCCGAACATCGCCACCTTCGACGAAGACGGCGGCGCATACAACCACGCCGATGCAGCCGGCTTCATCCGCCTCAATGCCCTGCGCATGCGGATTGCCGCCAATGCCAAACTCAAGCGCGGCTGA